In Sporolituus thermophilus DSM 23256, the following are encoded in one genomic region:
- a CDS encoding 4Fe-4S binding protein, protein MALKTLVKRCKGCGICVAFCPKQVLS, encoded by the coding sequence ATGGCGCTAAAGACCCTGGTGAAGCGTTGCAAAGGTTGTGGCATTTGTGTGGCCTTCTGTCCAAAACAAGTGCTTTCC
- a CDS encoding DHA2 family efflux MFS transporter permease subunit codes for MSSVHTPNLTINDANYKWWALGVTIIGGFMSILDTSIVNIAVPKMMAVFAVDTDQAQWILTAYMLTMGVLQPATGYFCDVYGTRAMYLFSLAVFTVGSALCGAAWSNDSMIIFRIIQAVGGGMIIPVTMAIVYHVFPPEERNMAMGIWGISAMVAPAVGPTLSGYLVEYWDWRWIFTINIPIGIVGYVLAVLVLKETPRIRGQKFDYGGFITSALGLFCLLLALSEGVDEGWTSAYIITLLYIALASLTLFVVIELNHENPILDLTLFKDWNFTLSSIVIFIGTIGLFGGIFLVPLFMENIRGYTAMQTGMLMFPSALTAGLMMPVAAKLADKFGAKPVVVVGLFFLGAGTWPLMYLDMDTSYEHVMLVMILRGLGLGLFMMPVTVLGLNTVPLPKISRASALNNAIRQVSGSFGIAVLSTVLQNRQIFHYAHIAEGWNLAADAAAKVITYGERLFVQHGSVASIAKIKALALAAQIAQRQSYIFAFDDAFLVLAAISFTGIVPALLLKRAQGGAKGAAVIME; via the coding sequence ATGAGCAGCGTGCATACCCCCAATTTAACTATAAATGACGCGAATTATAAATGGTGGGCGTTGGGCGTAACGATTATCGGCGGTTTTATGAGCATCCTTGACACCAGTATTGTCAACATTGCTGTCCCCAAGATGATGGCCGTTTTTGCCGTCGATACCGACCAGGCGCAGTGGATTTTGACGGCCTATATGCTGACCATGGGCGTCCTGCAGCCGGCAACAGGGTATTTTTGCGATGTTTACGGGACGCGCGCCATGTACCTGTTTAGCCTGGCCGTATTTACCGTCGGTTCGGCGTTGTGCGGCGCTGCCTGGTCCAATGACAGCATGATTATCTTTAGGATTATTCAGGCCGTTGGCGGTGGGATGATTATCCCGGTCACCATGGCGATAGTTTATCATGTGTTTCCGCCGGAGGAGCGAAACATGGCCATGGGCATCTGGGGGATTTCGGCGATGGTTGCCCCGGCCGTTGGGCCGACTTTGAGCGGTTATTTAGTCGAGTACTGGGATTGGCGGTGGATTTTTACCATCAACATTCCTATAGGTATTGTCGGTTACGTATTGGCCGTGCTGGTACTTAAGGAAACGCCCCGTATTCGGGGGCAGAAATTTGACTACGGCGGGTTTATCACCTCCGCCCTTGGGCTGTTCTGCCTGCTACTGGCTCTCAGCGAAGGGGTGGATGAGGGCTGGACATCGGCGTATATTATAACTTTGCTGTATATCGCCTTGGCCAGTTTAACTTTGTTTGTTGTTATCGAACTTAATCACGAGAACCCTATTTTAGACTTGACCTTGTTTAAAGATTGGAATTTCACGCTGAGCAGTATCGTTATTTTTATCGGGACGATCGGACTGTTTGGCGGCATCTTCCTCGTTCCGCTCTTTATGGAAAATATTCGGGGCTATACGGCGATGCAGACAGGTATGCTGATGTTTCCTTCCGCCCTTACTGCCGGGCTGATGATGCCTGTTGCCGCCAAACTGGCCGATAAGTTCGGCGCTAAGCCGGTTGTCGTTGTCGGCCTCTTTTTCCTAGGAGCCGGTACTTGGCCGCTAATGTACCTCGACATGGATACCAGCTATGAGCATGTCATGCTGGTCATGATTCTGCGGGGGCTGGGGCTGGGGCTGTTCATGATGCCCGTTACCGTCCTTGGGCTGAATACCGTCCCGCTGCCGAAGATTAGCCGTGCGTCCGCGCTTAACAATGCTATCAGGCAGGTCAGCGGTTCATTCGGTATTGCCGTATTGTCGACCGTGCTGCAAAACCGGCAAATCTTTCACTATGCCCATATTGCCGAAGGCTGGAATTTGGCAGCAGACGCCGCCGCTAAAGTGATTACTTACGGTGAACGGCTATTTGTGCAGCACGGCAGCGTAGCGAGCATTGCCAAAATCAAGGCGCTGGCCCTTGCGGCCCAGATCGCCCAGCGACAGTCGTATATTTTCGCTTTCGATGACGCTTTTTTGGTCTTGGCGGCCATTAGTTTTACCGGCATTGTCCCGGCCCTGCTGCTCAAACGGGCCCAAGGCGGGGCCAAAGGGGCAGCGGTAATTATGGAGTAG
- a CDS encoding methionine ABC transporter permease yields the protein MSQEMLVLLAESLWETTYMVGVSAFIAALFGVPLGVILVTTDKGHVLENLAVNRVLGAIVNATRSTPFIILMVAIIPLTRLIVGTSIGTDAAIVPLSIAAIPFVGRIVESALKEVDYGVIEAAQAMGASPLQIIAKVLIPEALPSIVLGLTITVISLIGYSAMAGAIGGGGLGDLAIRYGYQRFRADIMLATVIILIAQVQLVQSCGDWLARRLNKK from the coding sequence ATGTCGCAAGAAATGCTCGTGCTGTTGGCTGAGTCGTTATGGGAAACTACTTATATGGTGGGTGTGTCGGCCTTTATCGCCGCCCTGTTTGGCGTCCCCCTCGGCGTCATCCTGGTAACGACTGACAAGGGCCATGTTTTGGAAAACCTCGCTGTCAACCGCGTTTTGGGCGCAATCGTCAATGCTACCCGCTCGACTCCGTTCATTATTCTCATGGTCGCCATCATTCCCCTGACCCGTCTCATTGTCGGGACATCCATCGGCACCGATGCGGCCATTGTGCCGCTGAGCATTGCCGCTATCCCCTTTGTCGGCCGCATCGTCGAATCGGCACTCAAAGAAGTCGACTACGGCGTCATCGAGGCCGCCCAAGCTATGGGCGCTTCCCCGCTGCAAATTATCGCCAAAGTACTCATCCCCGAAGCGCTGCCCTCGATTGTGCTTGGCCTGACGATCACTGTAATCAGCCTGATTGGTTATTCGGCCATGGCCGGCGCTATCGGCGGCGGCGGGCTGGGGGACCTGGCCATCCGCTACGGCTATCAGCGCTTCCGGGCCGACATCATGCTCGCAACCGTCATTATCCTTATTGCTCAGGTACAGCTTGTCCAGTCGTGCGGCGACTGGCTTGCCCGCCGTTTGAACAAAAAATAA
- a CDS encoding MetQ/NlpA family ABC transporter substrate-binding protein, producing the protein MKRIALLLALILALTAVVAGCGGKTQAPATASDKKVLKVGATAVPHAEILRVIKPALEKEGIDLQIVEMSDYVRPNLAVAEKELDANFFQHIPYLNKFAAERNLQLTYTAAVHIEPMGIYSKKIKNLNDVPTDAVVAIPNDPTNGGRALALLAKAGVIGLKDGVGVNATVKDIVANPKNVKIRELEAPQLPRALDDVTLAVINTNYALEAKLVPTKDALFIEQKDSPYVNILVVRKGDENRPEIQKLTKALTSDQVRKFITEKYQGAVVPAF; encoded by the coding sequence ATGAAACGTATCGCCCTATTGCTCGCCTTAATTTTGGCCCTTACCGCCGTCGTCGCCGGCTGCGGCGGCAAAACCCAGGCTCCGGCTACCGCCAGTGATAAAAAGGTACTGAAAGTAGGCGCCACGGCCGTTCCCCACGCCGAAATTCTGCGGGTAATTAAACCGGCTCTGGAAAAAGAGGGCATTGACCTTCAGATCGTGGAAATGAGCGATTACGTCCGTCCTAACCTGGCCGTAGCGGAAAAAGAACTGGACGCCAACTTCTTCCAACATATTCCCTACCTCAATAAGTTTGCCGCCGAGCGCAACCTTCAGCTCACTTACACCGCTGCCGTCCACATCGAACCCATGGGCATTTACTCCAAAAAAATCAAAAACTTAAATGACGTTCCTACCGACGCCGTGGTTGCCATCCCTAATGACCCGACCAACGGCGGGCGCGCGCTCGCCCTGCTGGCTAAGGCCGGCGTGATCGGGCTCAAAGACGGCGTTGGCGTCAACGCCACCGTCAAAGATATTGTCGCCAACCCGAAGAACGTGAAAATCCGTGAGCTCGAAGCGCCGCAGCTGCCCCGGGCCCTTGATGATGTCACTTTGGCCGTAATCAATACCAACTATGCACTGGAAGCCAAACTCGTGCCTACGAAAGACGCCCTCTTTATTGAACAGAAAGATTCTCCTTATGTAAATATTCTGGTCGTGCGCAAAGGCGATGAAAACCGCCCGGAAATTCAAAAGCTGACCAAAGCGTTGACCTCGGATCAAGTCCGCAAATTCATCACCGAAAAATATCAAGGTGCGGTAGTACCGGCATTCTAA
- a CDS encoding MetQ/NlpA family ABC transporter substrate-binding protein translates to MHKWTKPIALALALLFTLGLVAGCGKQAATPSDRPIKVGVTAGPHAEIMDVVKKVAEKDGLKIQVVEFNDYVQPNVALSQGDIDANSFQHQPYLDNMVADRKYDIVSIAKTVIFPMGIYSKKVKSIADVKQGAVVAIPNDPTNGGRALLLLEKVGLIKLKPNAGLKAAVTDIAENPKNIKIKELDAAQIPRSLDDVDIAAINTNYAMTAGLVPTRDAIAIEDANSPYANVIAVRTKDKDNPAFQKLVKAYQSEEVKKFIQEHFKGSVVAAW, encoded by the coding sequence ATGCACAAATGGACGAAGCCAATCGCATTAGCCCTCGCGCTGCTGTTTACGCTCGGCCTCGTGGCCGGCTGCGGCAAACAAGCCGCCACGCCGTCCGACCGGCCTATAAAAGTGGGCGTTACCGCCGGCCCCCACGCCGAAATAATGGATGTTGTCAAAAAAGTGGCGGAAAAAGACGGTCTGAAAATCCAGGTCGTGGAGTTCAACGACTACGTGCAGCCTAATGTGGCTTTAAGCCAGGGTGACATTGACGCCAACAGTTTCCAGCACCAGCCCTATCTTGATAACATGGTTGCCGACCGCAAATATGACATCGTTTCGATCGCCAAAACGGTTATTTTCCCGATGGGTATTTACTCGAAAAAAGTCAAATCAATCGCCGACGTTAAACAAGGCGCCGTTGTCGCCATCCCCAACGACCCGACCAACGGCGGCCGCGCCCTCCTGCTCCTGGAAAAAGTCGGCCTGATCAAGCTGAAGCCTAACGCCGGCCTCAAAGCCGCCGTTACCGATATTGCGGAAAACCCGAAAAATATTAAGATTAAAGAACTGGACGCCGCCCAGATTCCCCGTTCCCTTGACGACGTGGATATTGCCGCCATTAACACCAACTATGCCATGACCGCCGGCCTTGTTCCGACCAGGGACGCCATCGCCATCGAAGACGCCAATTCTCCTTACGCCAACGTCATCGCCGTCCGCACCAAAGACAAAGACAATCCGGCTTTCCAAAAGCTAGTTAAGGCTTACCAATCTGAAGAAGTCAAAAAGTTTATCCAAGAACACTTCAAAGGTTCTGTCGTAGCCGCATGGTAG
- a CDS encoding HlyD family secretion protein, producing MMNQANGGKNQKMIIALLVFFVLAGLGGGAWWWYYTTKYVTTDDARISGTIVNVSAKIPGKVVEVLVKEGDQVKAGQVIARIDNREILAQKAQAEAALAAARARYEEVVAGSRPQEIEQARAALDQARANLDNARKNYERMEKLYKDGAISAAQRDNAETAYAVAREAYNAASEKLDLTIAGAREETVRAAAAQVKQAEAALEAALVMSDNTVIVAPVSGTVALKSVNPGEVVAAGQPIVTIVDPSDLWVNARIEETKIDRIKIGQKVEYTIDSYPGRVFTGTVYDIGTATNSVFAIIPTENASGNFTKVTQRIPIKITLPKDSPYIFRPGASVIVKVHTD from the coding sequence ATGATGAACCAAGCAAACGGCGGTAAAAACCAAAAAATGATTATTGCCCTCTTGGTGTTTTTTGTTTTAGCCGGCCTCGGCGGCGGGGCCTGGTGGTGGTACTACACCACGAAGTATGTTACAACCGATGACGCCCGGATTAGCGGGACGATCGTCAATGTGAGCGCCAAAATTCCCGGCAAGGTGGTCGAGGTGCTGGTCAAAGAGGGGGACCAGGTAAAGGCCGGGCAGGTAATTGCCCGCATTGACAACCGGGAGATTCTGGCGCAGAAAGCCCAGGCGGAAGCGGCGCTGGCAGCGGCCAGGGCGCGCTATGAGGAAGTTGTAGCCGGCTCGCGGCCACAAGAAATTGAACAGGCCCGGGCGGCGCTGGATCAGGCGCGGGCGAACCTGGACAACGCACGGAAAAACTATGAGCGGATGGAAAAATTATATAAGGACGGGGCGATAAGCGCCGCTCAGCGCGATAACGCCGAAACCGCCTATGCGGTGGCCCGCGAGGCGTATAATGCCGCCAGCGAGAAACTCGACCTGACCATCGCCGGGGCGCGGGAAGAAACCGTGCGGGCGGCGGCGGCCCAAGTCAAGCAAGCCGAAGCCGCGCTGGAGGCTGCCTTGGTAATGTCGGACAACACGGTCATTGTGGCGCCTGTCAGTGGGACAGTAGCTTTAAAATCAGTCAATCCTGGCGAGGTTGTCGCTGCCGGCCAGCCCATTGTTACCATTGTTGACCCCAGCGACCTCTGGGTAAATGCCCGCATTGAAGAGACGAAGATCGACCGGATCAAAATTGGCCAAAAGGTAGAATATACCATTGACAGTTATCCCGGCCGCGTCTTTACCGGTACGGTATATGACATCGGGACGGCCACCAACTCGGTGTTTGCCATTATCCCTACCGAAAACGCTTCCGGTAATTTTACCAAAGTCACCCAGCGCATCCCGATAAAAATAACGCTGCCGAAAGACAGCCCGTACATTTTCCGCCCTGGTGCGTCGGTAATCGTTAAGGTTCATACCGATTAG
- a CDS encoding methionine ABC transporter ATP-binding protein, producing the protein MIKLTGIEKVYPGTNGAVHALKGINLEVRRGEIFGVIGKSGAGKSTLIRCINMLERPTRGSVVVDGEELTTMSEKNLRERRKKIGMIFQHFNLLSSRTVYENVAFPLELAGKSKTEIAQAVLPLLELVGLADKRDQYPSQLSGGQKQRVGIARALASRPKVLLCDEATSALDPQTTQSILKLLFDINQKLQLTIVLITHEMQVIKEICDRVAVIENGVIIEEGPVLDVFTRPQTATTREFIRTIVNHDLPEFFANTVFSPTPLPDSNLILRLSFIGRTAEEPIIAGMIRRFNVDTSILYGNIDHIKHTPFGTLIVELSGDQAGIQNALNYLRARDLGIEVIGYVARNARAVG; encoded by the coding sequence ATGATTAAACTGACCGGCATTGAAAAGGTCTATCCCGGCACTAACGGAGCGGTCCATGCTCTTAAAGGCATAAACCTGGAAGTGCGCCGCGGTGAAATTTTCGGTGTCATTGGTAAAAGCGGCGCCGGCAAGAGTACGTTAATCCGGTGCATCAATATGCTGGAGCGGCCAACCCGCGGCTCGGTAGTGGTCGACGGTGAAGAACTAACGACGATGTCCGAAAAAAACTTGCGCGAGCGACGCAAAAAAATCGGCATGATTTTTCAGCACTTTAACCTGCTGTCTTCCCGCACCGTCTATGAAAATGTAGCCTTCCCGCTTGAGTTGGCCGGCAAAAGCAAAACGGAAATTGCACAGGCTGTTTTGCCGCTCCTTGAACTGGTGGGGCTTGCCGATAAACGGGACCAGTATCCGTCCCAGCTCAGCGGCGGTCAAAAACAGCGGGTCGGTATTGCCCGCGCCTTAGCCAGCCGGCCAAAAGTGCTCTTATGCGACGAAGCCACTTCCGCCCTTGACCCGCAGACTACACAATCCATTTTGAAACTGCTCTTTGACATCAATCAAAAACTGCAGCTGACCATTGTGCTAATCACTCACGAAATGCAGGTTATTAAAGAAATCTGCGACCGCGTGGCCGTCATCGAAAACGGCGTCATTATTGAAGAAGGCCCGGTACTCGACGTCTTCACCCGTCCCCAGACGGCAACAACGCGCGAATTCATCCGCACCATTGTCAACCATGACCTGCCCGAATTCTTTGCCAATACCGTCTTTTCGCCCACACCGCTGCCGGACTCCAATCTTATTCTGCGCCTGTCCTTCATTGGCCGTACGGCCGAAGAACCCATAATTGCCGGCATGATCCGCCGGTTTAATGTTGACACCAGCATCCTTTACGGCAATATCGACCACATCAAGCACACTCCTTTCGGTACCTTGATTGTCGAACTGTCCGGCGACCAGGCCGGCATCCAGAACGCCCTCAACTACTTGCGGGCGCGAGATTTAGGAATAGAGGTGATTGGTTATGTCGCAAGAAATGCTCGTGCTGTTGGCTGA
- a CDS encoding TetR/AcrR family transcriptional regulator produces MRESGEDSRSRRQQILDAAYKVFSQKGYHRATIDEIIALADTGKGTVYNYFVNKEQLFYTLIKERSAPFEAALAEVVGGAEPPLVKVERLIKLFLRFYVVNADLWRVMMHEVRGFGSEGQSAFKEEQREKYRAWFRHTIGMLEKVLQEGIDQGVIRECDVTKAAYGLFSVIVMMVFQKFVGDDIDATAKTIANIFLYGIAR; encoded by the coding sequence ATGCGGGAAAGCGGCGAAGATTCACGCAGCAGACGCCAGCAAATACTGGACGCGGCCTACAAGGTCTTTTCACAAAAGGGATATCACCGGGCAACGATCGATGAAATCATCGCACTGGCTGATACGGGTAAAGGAACGGTGTACAATTATTTTGTCAACAAGGAGCAATTGTTCTATACCCTGATTAAAGAGCGCAGCGCGCCGTTCGAGGCGGCTTTGGCTGAAGTAGTGGGCGGGGCGGAGCCGCCGCTGGTTAAAGTGGAAAGGCTCATCAAGCTTTTTCTCCGGTTTTATGTAGTCAATGCCGATTTGTGGCGCGTCATGATGCACGAGGTGCGAGGCTTCGGCAGCGAGGGCCAATCAGCTTTTAAAGAGGAGCAGCGGGAAAAATACCGTGCTTGGTTCCGCCATACTATCGGCATGCTGGAAAAGGTGCTGCAGGAGGGAATTGACCAGGGCGTCATCCGTGAGTGTGACGTGACCAAGGCGGCTTACGGCCTGTTCAGCGTCATTGTCATGATGGTTTTTCAAAAGTTTGTCGGCGACGATATTGATGCGACGGCCAAAACCATTGCCAATATCTTTTTATATGGCATTGCCCGTTAG